Sequence from the Hamadaea flava genome:
AGTGCCGCAGGCGTTGCGGATGCAGGGGTGTGGGCCGAGGTGCGTTCGGATGAGGCGATGCGGCGCAGCTGGTCGCGGATCTCCAGCGCGGTGGCGTACCGGTCCTCGGCCGCCGGGCTCAGGCAGCGGTCGATCACCGCGCGCAGGTCGGCTGGCACGTCCGGCCGGGTCAGTGGACGCGGCGGCTCCTCGCGTACGCGGCGGACGTAGGCCAGGAACGTGTTGTCGTCGCCGGTGTGCGGCGGTTCGCCGTCGAGGAGCGTGAACAGCGTCGAGCCCAGCGCCCAGACGTCGTCGGCGACGGTGGGCGTACGCCCTTCGAGGACCTGGGGCGAGGCGTGCTGAACGGTGAACCAGTCCAGCGACTGGGTGTGCGGGGCGGCGTCGATCGGCCGGGCGATGCCGAAGTCGGCGACCACGTAGGAGGTGGGCAGGACGAGGATGTTCTGCGGTTTGACGTCCCGATGCAGGACGCCTTGGCTGTGGGCGAAGGCGAGCGCGTCGGCCACGACCGCCCCCGCTTCCAGGACGGTGCCGATCGGCAGCGGGCCGCGCGCGTGCAATTGGTCGTGCAGCGATCCGGCGTCGTAGAACTCCATCACGATGCACGGGCGGCCGTCGGAGGTGACCGCCGTGCCGAGGACCTGGACGATGTGCGGATGGCGGCGGCCGAGCCGCACGGTCAGCTCCACCTCGCGTTCGAACCGAGCCAGCGCGGCCGGATCGGTCAGCTGCAACGCTTTCAGCGCGACCGGCCGGTTCAGCGCCTCCTGGTACGCGCGGTAGACGACGCTGCCGGCGCTGCGGGCGACCTCGGTCAGCTCGCGATATCCGGGGACCTGCGGACCTGGCCGGTTCGGCACGGGTTCGCCCGCGGTCGTCATGTCCGCTGCTCCTCGTGCAGGATGCCCTTCTCGATGGCGAGCCGGGTCAGGTCGGGACGCCGGCGACGCCCGGTCTTCTGCCGGATGTGGTCCAGGTGCGACCGCACGGTGCGTACGCTGATCGCCAGCCGGTCGGCGATGTCCCGGTCCCGCTGCCCGGCCGCCAGCAACGCCAGCACCTGCCGTTCCCGTGTGGACAGTTCGACCGGCGGCTCGAACTGCCGCTGCCGGGCGTCGAGCAGGAACGCCGCCAGGCCCGGAGCGACATACCGGCGCCCCTGGGCGACCTGGCGGGCCGCCCGGCGTACCTCCTCGGCGTCGGCGTCCTTGGTCAGATAGCCGTCCGCCCCGGCTGCCAGCGCCGACAGCACGTCGGTGTGCCGGGACGACGCCGCGATCACCAGTACGCGAAACCCCATGCCCGTCACCGTGGTGACCGCCTCCGGCCCCCGCAGGCGCGGCAGTTGCAGATCGAGCGTCACCAGAGCGCCCGGCGGAACCCGGTAGGCGGCGAACTCCTCGACCGACCCGGCCGACACCCCGACCCGCAGGTCCGGACCGCCGTCGAGGACGCGTACGAGGGCCGCCCGGAACAGTGGATGGCCGTCGACCACGTGCGCCTCGAACTGCGCCTCCATCATCAAGCCCACCTCCCCTTCGGACGGGATTCGAAGCCGGGGAAGGCTTGGATGGGTCACTGCCCGAATCGGATCGAGCGACGCTCAACCGCTGGCGCCCGGTCGCAGGACGCCGTAGATTGCGAACGCGGCGACGAGGAGCGCGGCGGCGATCACTCCGATGCCGAAGGCGACCACGAAGGCGCGAGCCGGCGGCGTCGGCGGATTGGCCTGACCGGCCTGCAGGGCCGAGACGACCCGGCGGCGCAGAAAACGGTGCGCCTGAAGCTGATCCCGCTGCGTCCACACTGGAGGCATCCATTCCTTCGCTACCGGGCGATCCGCCGTTGACCGGTTCGCCGCTGGACCTGTTGCTGCCGGGACTGACGACCACCGCGTACGCCGATCGCGCAGGGCAGCGCGTCGGCGTACTGGGCTGGGCGATGGGCCGCACACCCGCGTGGAGCGTCCTGCTGCGGCTGGACGGAGTACGCGAGCCGGCCGGGCTCCTCGGCCCGCTCTCGGAAGGGCTGATCGCCGGGGACGTCCCGGTGGCGGCCACCCAGCTCGTCCGGTGGTCGGTGCCGCAACCGGGGGATCGGCCGGATACCTGGGACGTGTGCTGGGTCGCCGCCCGGCTGGACCCCGTCCAGGCCACGGCGGCGGTGGCCGCGCGCGGCGGTGGAGTCACCGGCGCGGTGCAGGCGACCGCTGTCGCCGGGCTGCGGCTGGCGCTGCGCCTGCGGGCCGCCGGGTACGCCGTCCGCCCGGTCGAGGAGGACCGGCTGCGCCCGGAGTTGGCAGCCTCGCTGGGCGCGCCCGATGCCGTGGTGATCCCGGCGAAGCACACGTGGTCGGTCGGCCCGTTGCGGCACGTCGCGTTCCGCGTACCGGGGCAGGCCGACCACGCGCTCTGGGCCGTTCGGCCCGGCCCGCCGGCGCTGAGCAGCTGCCTGGCCGTCCAGGTGACTCCGGCGCGTACCGGGGTCAAGGTCCGGGCGAGTTTGCGCCTCGGCGTGGCGACCGACCCGGACCGGGTCGCCGTCGAGGACGCCGTACGCCGGAGCCTGGCCGGACTGGATCGGCGGCTCACCGCGATGACCGGCGATCAGGCGCAGGGTGTGCTCGCGACGCTGCCGCTCGGTGTCTACTGAGGAGCGCTTCATCGGGTCAGCCCCCGGATCCGGGCGTACGCGTCGAGCACGGCGAGCGCGGTGGGCAGCAGCCCGATGAGGGCGGCGAATTCGAGGATGTCGAGCAGCCGCAGCAGGTAGGGCGACGGCGGCTGATCTGGGCGTACCGCTGTGACGAGTCCGGCGAGCGCCCCGGCGGCCAGCACCGTGATCAGGACGAGCCGGGCGGGGTCGCCTGAGTTCGCCAGCGTCGCCCCGGCCTCGGCCAGCACGGCCAGCCCGCCCGACAGCAGCACCACTCGTTGTCCGACTTGGACATAAGCGCGTACGCGCAACGTCAGCGCGATCCCGGCGAGCACGGCCAGGGCGAGCGACCACGGCCGCCCTAGCCGCAGCAGTACGCCCACCGCGCCGACCTCGACGGCGACCGCCCCGGCGAGCAGGCTGGTCAGCATCCGGGCGGACACCTTCGCAGCGGCCACCACGTCCGCCCCAGCCGCCGGGCGGATGTCGGTCGCCAACGCCGACTGGTCGGCGGGCAGCCGGGGCAACGGCAGCCGGCCGAGCCGAACCGCGATCCCCGGCATGAGGAGGGTCAGCACGGGCAGCACGGCGATTATCGGGGCCACCGCGATCGGCCCGGCGACCGTGGTGAGCAGCGCCGTGCCGAGGCCCAGCACGCCGGCCACGACGAGCCCGGCGAACCAGACGCGGGCGGCCGGCACGAGCACCAGCGCGCACAGGGCGTACCCGGTGATCGCGGCGGCGCCGGCGACCGCCCAGTTCACTCCCGCGAGTGGCGCGGCCGCGGCGACCGCCGGAATCCCCGTCGCCGCGATGACGGTGCCGGCCGCCGACCCACGGGACGACCGGGCGAGGGCGGTCGCGGCCAGCAGGCAGCCGACCGCCACCGCGGCCCGCCCGACCAGGGGAAGCGCCGCCGCCGATCCGGCGACCGCCAGTGTCGCGACGGCGAGCCCGGCCCGCCGCGCGTGCTCCGGCCGCCACCGGCTCGCCGCGTGCGCCGCCACGACCGCGTCGGCCACGTCGTCGAAGAGCACCGGGAGCGGACCGCCCCCTTGGGCGTACAAGTGGAGGACCTCGCCGTCGCGGATGCCCGCGCTGGCGACCGTGGAGCCGGGGTCGAACGGCTCGTCGCCGAGCCGGCCGAGGGTCCAGCCGCCGCCCACGGCCCCAGCCATGCGCACGAGCTGGGGGACCAGTTCGGCGACGGTCGCCTGGGGCGGCAGCGAGACGTCGACGCGGGTGGCCGGGGCGGCGATGGTGACGCGGCGCGGGGCGGCGAGCACGGCGGGTGCGATGTCGACGGTCATCGTGGGTCCGGCAGGTCGGGCAGGCCGGCTTGAGCTGCCGTGACCAGCGGTTCGAAGCGTCGGCGCGTGGCCTCCGCGTGCTGGCGGAGGGCGTCGTTGACGGCTTCGGCGATCAGCGGCCCGAGCCCGTCGGGTCCGTAGCGCCGCAGTGCCTCCGGCGCGACCTTGATCTCGCGGAAGGCGGCCGCGCCGCGCAGCGTGGCGGTGACGTCGCCGTGGCGGGAGCGGCCCACCACTTCCAGCCGCTGCAACGTGGTCTGGATCTCCTCGACCTGGCGCTGCTGGTCCCGCAGCCGGCCGAGCAGGTCGTCGATCTCGAACATCACGTCCCGACCTTTCCGTCGCCGTCACCGTCGAACTCGATGTCCTGGGTGACCTTCTTGCCGTCGATGACCGCCTCGACCTTCAGCGAGACGTCGTGCTCGGGCCGGGCCAGCTGCACCTCGACCCCGTCCTTCGTCGTCTTGATCACGATGGTGTCGCCCCCGGTCTGCGCTGTGCCGGACGGTGTCCCAGCGCCGGTCGCGCCACTGGTGGCGCTGGTGGTGGCCGGGTCTCGCGCGACCCAGTCGCCCGAGGTGAGCACGCTCGGCGTCAGGGTCTGGCCGGTCCCGATCGCCGAACCCGTCCCGCTCGTCGTCGCCCCATTGGTCGGTCCGCTGGTCGTTCCGCTCGGTGCGGTCGTCGTGCCCAGCCCGGTCCCTACGGCCGATTGATCCACTGTGGAGGAGACGGCCGGGCCGGTGGGCATCGTGGACGCGGTCTGGAGCGTCTGCTCGGCGGTCGCGCCGGACGAGGTCTTGAGCTGGTCGCTCATCCCGCTGAGGGTGGTGATCAGCTGGATGACGATCTTCACCACCATCCCGACGACCAGCCACGACGTGACGGTGGCGATCGCCTGCCCGCCGAACGGGATCGACAGCTGGGCGGTCGCGGCGGCGTTGCCGGACTTGACCACGGCGTTGTAGGTCCGCTGCGCCTGCTGGACGAGGTCGGCCACCCGGGCGAGCCACTCCGCCAGGTTCTTGAGCCCGTCGCTGGTGGTCGAGAAGCAGCCGTCGAGGACGAGCAGCCGGTTGACGTTCGTCTCCTTCGCCGCCCCGCTCCACACCGCGTCGATCGCCTTGCGGGCCAACGCGATCCGATCGCTCGGCCCGTTCAGCGCCGAGACGATGTCGAGCACCGCATCGGCACACCGCCGCAGGCTCTGCGGGTCGGCGAGCAGTCGCTGCGCGAGCGTGGTGAGCTGCCCGCCGGTGAGCATGTCGACCACCGGGCCCAGCACCAGGCTCAGCCCCGACGACTGTGCGGTCTGCGCGGTCTGTGCCGTCATCTTCATGGCCGTCGCACCCGCCCGAGATCGGCGGCGGCCTGCTCGTCCAGGGCGGCGTACGCCACGATCGCGTTCTCGATGGTCATCGTGACCGCCTGGGTCTGCCCCAGGACGGAGCCGAGCGCCTCGGCTAGCCGCCCCAGCACCTCGCGCGCGGCGGCCTGCGCGACGATCCCGGCGAGCCCGGCACTGGGCACGCTCAGGTTGCGCAGCGACCGCAACGCCTCGTACGCACGCAGCAGCTCGCCCGCGATGGCGCCCGTCTCGGCCCGCACCGCGTCGTGCTCCGCTTGATACCCGACGTACCTCATGCGGCCAGCGTAGGAACGCCACCCGGGCGTCCAGAACGGCAGAAATGCCCATGCGGTTGTCCGCATAAGTGTCCAAGGAACGGCCGCGCCGGAGCGGTTTCATGAGGCGATGAGCCCGATGAGCCCGATGAGCCCGATGAGCCTGATGAACCCCGAAGGATTCGACGAGGTCCAACTGCAGCCACCGCCGCTGCTGCCCCGCGAGGGCGGCTCGGCCTCGTTCACCCAGCTACTGGTGATGGTGCCGCTCATGCTCGGCATGGGCGCGATGACCCTGGTCAACCTGGGCCGGTCCAACACCACGATGTCGTGGCTGTTCGGCGGCCTGTTCGCAGCGTCCACGGCGGGGATGCTCGTCCTGACGCTCACCCGGTCCGGTGCGCAGAAGCGACGGCA
This genomic interval carries:
- a CDS encoding type VII secretion protein EccB produces the protein MPPVWTQRDQLQAHRFLRRRVVSALQAGQANPPTPPARAFVVAFGIGVIAAALLVAAFAIYGVLRPGASG
- a CDS encoding YbaB/EbfC family nucleoid-associated protein, yielding MFEIDDLLGRLRDQQRQVEEIQTTLQRLEVVGRSRHGDVTATLRGAAAFREIKVAPEALRRYGPDGLGPLIAEAVNDALRQHAEATRRRFEPLVTAAQAGLPDLPDPR
- the eccD gene encoding type VII secretion integral membrane protein EccD — protein: MTVDIAPAVLAAPRRVTIAAPATRVDVSLPPQATVAELVPQLVRMAGAVGGGWTLGRLGDEPFDPGSTVASAGIRDGEVLHLYAQGGGPLPVLFDDVADAVVAAHAASRWRPEHARRAGLAVATLAVAGSAAALPLVGRAAVAVGCLLAATALARSSRGSAAGTVIAATGIPAVAAAAPLAGVNWAVAGAAAITGYALCALVLVPAARVWFAGLVVAGVLGLGTALLTTVAGPIAVAPIIAVLPVLTLLMPGIAVRLGRLPLPRLPADQSALATDIRPAAGADVVAAAKVSARMLTSLLAGAVAVEVGAVGVLLRLGRPWSLALAVLAGIALTLRVRAYVQVGQRVVLLSGGLAVLAEAGATLANSGDPARLVLITVLAAGALAGLVTAVRPDQPPSPYLLRLLDILEFAALIGLLPTALAVLDAYARIRGLTR
- a CDS encoding LuxR C-terminal-related transcriptional regulator; translation: MMEAQFEAHVVDGHPLFRAALVRVLDGGPDLRVGVSAGSVEEFAAYRVPPGALVTLDLQLPRLRGPEAVTTVTGMGFRVLVIAASSRHTDVLSALAAGADGYLTKDADAEEVRRAARQVAQGRRYVAPGLAAFLLDARQRQFEPPVELSTRERQVLALLAAGQRDRDIADRLAISVRTVRSHLDHIRQKTGRRRRPDLTRLAIEKGILHEEQRT
- a CDS encoding serine/threonine-protein kinase, yielding MTTAGEPVPNRPGPQVPGYRELTEVARSAGSVVYRAYQEALNRPVALKALQLTDPAALARFEREVELTVRLGRRHPHIVQVLGTAVTSDGRPCIVMEFYDAGSLHDQLHARGPLPIGTVLEAGAVVADALAFAHSQGVLHRDVKPQNILVLPTSYVVADFGIARPIDAAPHTQSLDWFTVQHASPQVLEGRTPTVADDVWALGSTLFTLLDGEPPHTGDDNTFLAYVRRVREEPPRPLTRPDVPADLRAVIDRCLSPAAEDRYATALEIRDQLRRIASSERTSAHTPASATPAALASLAEPAMGGAAPPEAVTVRQPVRDMSPTSLGRLVAAAAAAATPAAPPTAATPAAGPFGAGSRISVESWAEIRPGTVIRRARIRVARAVGRRATVAAATGTVLVGVALGVTSLWLTLIVPVSQPTTPLTTQPTTQPSTRPKTQPSTQPTKSTTITPTPTVSRQPSPSRNLNKPEIAPSIIDIRRTGGSVVVTWFDATDGEATFLVVRVQDGQRQPLVTAPAGATEATVYARGIGQQCFLVIAMVGLDRGVSVTRCTE
- a CDS encoding type VII secretion protein EccE; this translates as MTGSPLDLLLPGLTTTAYADRAGQRVGVLGWAMGRTPAWSVLLRLDGVREPAGLLGPLSEGLIAGDVPVAATQLVRWSVPQPGDRPDTWDVCWVAARLDPVQATAAVAARGGGVTGAVQATAVAGLRLALRLRAAGYAVRPVEEDRLRPELAASLGAPDAVVIPAKHTWSVGPLRHVAFRVPGQADHALWAVRPGPPALSSCLAVQVTPARTGVKVRASLRLGVATDPDRVAVEDAVRRSLAGLDRRLTAMTGDQAQGVLATLPLGVY